The following are encoded together in the Mycolicibacterium arabiense genome:
- a CDS encoding NADPH-dependent FMN reductase yields MSNAKVLVLLGSLRKESVNRQLAELATDVAPAGTTVELFDRLGEVPFYNEDIDNDDAPEPVRALRAAAAEADAALIVTPEYNGSIPGVLKNAIDWLSRPYGNSAFAGKPAAVVGAALGQYGGVWAHDETRKSFGIAGARVVEDLKLSIPAASFDGKHPRENAEVVSDLRDVVEKLVAEVG; encoded by the coding sequence ATGTCGAACGCCAAGGTTTTGGTTCTGCTGGGCAGCCTCCGCAAGGAGTCGGTGAATCGGCAACTCGCCGAACTCGCCACCGACGTCGCGCCTGCGGGGACGACGGTCGAGCTGTTCGACCGGCTGGGTGAGGTGCCCTTCTACAACGAGGACATCGACAACGACGACGCCCCGGAACCGGTGCGAGCACTGCGTGCGGCGGCCGCCGAGGCCGACGCCGCGCTGATCGTCACGCCCGAGTACAACGGCAGCATCCCCGGCGTGTTGAAGAACGCCATCGACTGGCTGTCGCGGCCGTACGGCAACAGCGCGTTCGCAGGCAAGCCCGCCGCGGTGGTGGGTGCTGCGCTCGGCCAGTACGGCGGGGTGTGGGCGCACGACGAGACCCGCAAGTCCTTCGGGATCGCTGGCGCCCGGGTGGTCGAGGACCTCAAGCTGTCCATCCCGGCCGCGTCGTTCGACGGCAAGCACCCGCGCGAGAACGCCGAGGTGGTCTCCGACCTGCGAGACGTCGTCGAGAAGCTGGTGGCCGAGGTCGGCTGA
- a CDS encoding TetR/AcrR family transcriptional regulator, whose product MAAINESAGLAGLPVTDSAPHERGDAARNRALLLDAARALIAEHGADAVTMDDVASAAGVGKGTLFRRFGSRAGLMIVLLDEDEKVQQQAFMFGPPPLGPGASPVERLLAYGRERLRFVWDHRALLSDAGRDPQTRFNAPAMLHRSHVRMLLATAGTSGDLDGQADALLSLLDSDYVTHQVEDLGRSLETQGQAWEDVVRKLCGT is encoded by the coding sequence GTGGCAGCCATCAACGAGTCAGCTGGGCTGGCCGGGCTGCCGGTCACCGATTCTGCGCCGCACGAGCGTGGCGATGCGGCCCGCAACAGAGCGCTGCTCCTCGACGCGGCGCGCGCGCTCATCGCCGAGCACGGCGCCGACGCGGTCACCATGGACGACGTCGCCTCGGCTGCCGGGGTCGGCAAGGGCACGCTGTTCCGTCGGTTCGGCAGCCGCGCGGGCCTGATGATCGTCTTGCTCGACGAGGACGAGAAGGTACAGCAGCAGGCCTTCATGTTCGGGCCGCCGCCGCTCGGACCCGGGGCCTCGCCGGTGGAGCGGCTGCTGGCCTACGGCCGTGAACGCCTCCGCTTCGTCTGGGACCACCGCGCACTGCTCTCGGACGCCGGCCGCGATCCGCAGACCCGGTTCAACGCGCCCGCGATGCTGCACCGCTCCCACGTCCGGATGCTGCTCGCCACCGCGGGCACCAGCGGTGACCTCGACGGCCAGGCCGACGCGCTGCTGTCCCTGCTCGACTCCGACTACGTCACCCACCAGGTCGAGGACCTCGGCCGCAGCCTCGAGACGCAGGGCCAGGCCTGGGAGGACGTGGTTCGAAAGCTGTGCGGGACTTGA
- a CDS encoding DNA polymerase IV — protein sequence MSWVLHVDLDQFLASVELRRRPDLVGSPVIVGGNGDPAEPRKVVTCASYEAREFGVHAGMPLRAAARKCPDAVFLPSDSAAYDEASEQVMGLLRDLGHPVEVWGWDEAYVGLDDPDGTVDPVEFAERIRTVVAAETGLSCSVGISDNKQRAKVATGFGKPGGVYALTDENWMAVMGDRGVDSLWGVGPKTTKRLAGMGITTVADLANTDPAVLTDAFGPSTGLGILLLAKGGGDETVRSEPWVPRSRSHVTTFPTDLTDRDEMDSAIRALARQTLTEVVAQERIVTRVAVTVRTKTFFTRTKIRKLPAPTTDEATVVETALAVFDQFELDRPVRLLGVRLELAMTGSDSAHPESVGLPG from the coding sequence GTGAGTTGGGTCCTGCACGTCGACCTCGACCAGTTCCTCGCGTCGGTCGAACTGCGGCGCCGTCCCGACCTCGTCGGGTCGCCGGTGATCGTCGGCGGCAACGGCGATCCGGCCGAACCACGCAAGGTCGTCACCTGCGCGTCGTACGAGGCACGTGAATTCGGCGTCCACGCGGGCATGCCGCTGCGCGCGGCGGCACGCAAGTGCCCCGATGCGGTGTTCCTGCCGTCGGACTCCGCCGCCTATGACGAGGCGTCGGAACAGGTGATGGGCCTGCTGCGCGATCTCGGCCACCCCGTCGAGGTGTGGGGATGGGACGAGGCGTACGTCGGCCTCGACGACCCGGACGGCACGGTCGACCCCGTCGAGTTCGCCGAGCGCATCCGCACCGTCGTCGCCGCCGAAACGGGCCTGTCGTGCTCGGTCGGCATCAGTGACAACAAGCAACGGGCCAAGGTGGCGACGGGGTTCGGCAAACCGGGCGGGGTCTACGCGCTGACCGACGAGAACTGGATGGCCGTCATGGGCGACCGGGGGGTCGACTCGCTGTGGGGCGTCGGCCCGAAGACCACGAAGCGTCTCGCGGGCATGGGCATCACCACCGTGGCCGACCTCGCGAACACCGACCCCGCGGTGCTCACCGACGCCTTCGGCCCGTCGACGGGACTGGGGATCCTGCTGCTCGCCAAGGGCGGCGGCGACGAGACCGTCCGGTCCGAGCCGTGGGTGCCGCGCTCGCGCAGTCACGTCACCACGTTCCCGACCGATCTGACCGATCGCGACGAGATGGACTCGGCCATCAGGGCATTGGCGAGGCAGACCCTCACCGAGGTGGTGGCGCAGGAACGCATCGTCACCAGGGTCGCGGTGACCGTACGCACCAAGACGTTCTTCACCAGGACGAAGATCCGCAAGCTGCCCGCACCCACCACCGACGAGGCAACGGTCGTCGAGACGGCGCTCGCAGTGTTCGACCAGTTCGAACTCGACAGACCGGTGCGCCTACTCGGCGTGCGACTCGAGTTGGCCATGACGGGCTCGGATTCCGCCCACCCCGAATCCGTCGGACTCCCGGGCTAG